DNA sequence from the Thermococcus gammatolerans EJ3 genome:
GCTTTTCAATGGCCTCGCAGCGCTCCGGTTCGTCGCAGAGCTTGTTGCGGTACCAGAGTGTCAGGTCGTCAGGCAGGAGGAGGGAGAATATCGTCTTCCCGCTCCAGAGCTCGACGCCGTTCTCGACCTTATCCGGTTTCGGAAGCTCGTCCACATCAACGCCCGCAAAGGTTAGCATCTGCTCGACCTCTGAGCGGGTGAAGTAAGCTCCTTCACGGGTGAGGAGGTAGCCGCCGGAGATGTGGTCCTGAATTCCAGCGATGAGGGGGCCGCCGTAACGGGGTGAGATGATGTGGTTCTGAACCTCCATGAGGATCTTCGCCTCAGCCTGAGCTTCCTCAGTCTGGGGCACGTGGAGGTTCATCTCGTCACCGTCGAAGTCCGCGTTGTACGGCGGGCACACCGGCAGGTTGAGGCGGAAGGTCTTGTATGGCATTACTCTAACGCGGTGGGCCATTATGCTCATCCTGTGAAGGGACGGCTGTCTGTTGAAGAGGACTATGTCACCGTCCTCAAGGTGTCTCTCAACGGTCCAGCCTATGTCAAGCCTCTCGGCTATTGTCTCGAGGTTGTTCTCCATGAGGCGGATTCTCCTTCCCTCTGGATCAATCACGTAGTTCGCCCCTGGATACTTCTCAGGACCGTTCAAAACGCGCTGTTTGAGCTTTTCAAAGTTAAACTCCGTGACCTTCTCGGGTACGGTAAGTTCCATTGCTATCGCGAGGGGAACGCCGACCTCGTTTATGCTTATCATAGGATCGGGGCTGATGACCGTACGAGCAGAGAAGTTAACGCGCTTACCGCTGAGGTTTCCACGGAAGCGACCTTCTTTACCCTTAAGCCTCTGGGCGAGGGTTTTGAGGGGTCTTCCGCTCTTGTGCTTGGCCGGCGGAATTCCCGAGGTCTCGTTGTTGATGTAAGTCGTCACGTGGTACTGAAGGAGGTCCCAGAGGTCTTCGATGATGAGCTGCGGCGCACCGGCCTCGATGTTGGACTTGAGGCGGTTGTTGATGCGGATTATGTCAACGAGCTTGTGAGTGAGGTCGTCCTCCGCACGAATGCCGCTCTCGAGTGTAATCGATGGCCTCATTGTAACGGGTGGAACCGGGAGAACGGTTAAGATCATCCACTCGGGACGGGACTTCTCGGGGTGGAGTCCGAGGAGAGGAAGGTCTTTGTCAGGGATCCTCTCAAGCCTGTCCCTTATCTCGCTGGGCATCATTCTGTGTTTGTACTCGTTGCCCTCCTCGTCGCGCCTGAGCTCATAGTATATCGTCGGCCTCTCGAACTTGATCGGGAACTGCGGTGCCCCACAGTGCGGGCAGACCATTCTCTCCTTGGCCTTCTTGTGGATCTCCTTGATGAGCCGGTCTTTGTCCTTCTTGCGGTCGCCGATCACCTCGAACTTCTTCATGTACTCCTCTATCTCCTCGTCGGTGAGCTTTATCCTCCCGCACTCGCGGCAGGTACTTTCGAGGACCCGCTGAATAGTCTTGGCAAAACCAACGTGGACAACGGGTCTCGCGAGCTCTATGTGGCCAAAGTGTCCCGGGCACTCCCCGGCTCTGGCTCCACAGGTCTCACACCTGAGACCGGGGTCAATGACACCGAGCCTCTTGTCCATGAGGCCTCCTTCAATAGGGTAACCGTCATCGTCGTAGGTGTCAGGAACTGTGATTTCGGCAGCGCTCATCTTTCTGATTTCCTGGGGTGAGAGTATTCCGAACTCGATACTCCCGATGACCTTTTTCATCGACTGCATGGCTCTCACACCCTATCCTTCAACTTGAGGGAAGGTCTAATCACCATCGCCTTCAGCTCGTCGAGGAGCAGTTTAAACGCGTAGCTCATCTCGACCTTGCTTATCCTCTCCTCCTCACCGCAGACGGGGCAGTAGACCTTGCCACGGCGCTTGTCCTCAAGGGCTATGTGACCGCAGTTTTCACAGACCCATACCTCCGTCTTGTCGCTCTCCTCCAGGAGCCTCTCGATCAAGAGCATCGCAGCGCCATGTCCAACGAGGACGTCACGCTCCATCTCACCGAACCTCAATCCACCCTCTCTCGCCCTTCCCTCGGTCGGCTGCTTGGTGAGAACCTGAACCGGGCCTCTTGAGCGCGCGTGCATCTTGTCGGCAACCATGTGGTGCAGACGCTGGTAGTAGATGACGCCGATGAATATGTCCGCCTCAAGCCTCCTGCCGGTTATACCGTCGTACATGACCTCCCTGCCCGTGTGCTTGAAGCCGAGCTCCTCGAGCTCCTTCCTGAGCTTCTCTTCCGGCTCCCCGATGAAGGCCGTACCGTCAACTCTCCTTCCCTTAAGTGAGGCGACCTTTCCGCCTATGGCCTCTATGAGCTGTCCGACGGTCATACGGCTCGGGATACCGTGAGGATTCACTATGAGATCGGGAACGATGCCATTCTCGGTCCAGGGCATATCCTCCTGTGGAACTATGAGGCCGATAACACCCTTCTGCCCGTGCCTGCTCGCGAACTTGTCACCCAACTCAGGGATGCGCAGGTCTCTAACGGTGACCTTTACGAGTTTCGTACCGTCACCGGTCTCGGTTATTATCACCTTGTCAACTATACCCTTCTCGCTCGGCCTGACGGCAACGCTAGTCTCCCTCCTCTCCTGGAGGGCTATTCCCCCGAGGCCGCTCTGCTCCTCAAGGAACCTCGGTGGTGACG
Encoded proteins:
- a CDS encoding DNA-directed RNA polymerase subunit A', which encodes MQSMKKVIGSIEFGILSPQEIRKMSAAEITVPDTYDDDGYPIEGGLMDKRLGVIDPGLRCETCGARAGECPGHFGHIELARPVVHVGFAKTIQRVLESTCRECGRIKLTDEEIEEYMKKFEVIGDRKKDKDRLIKEIHKKAKERMVCPHCGAPQFPIKFERPTIYYELRRDEEGNEYKHRMMPSEIRDRLERIPDKDLPLLGLHPEKSRPEWMILTVLPVPPVTMRPSITLESGIRAEDDLTHKLVDIIRINNRLKSNIEAGAPQLIIEDLWDLLQYHVTTYINNETSGIPPAKHKSGRPLKTLAQRLKGKEGRFRGNLSGKRVNFSARTVISPDPMISINEVGVPLAIAMELTVPEKVTEFNFEKLKQRVLNGPEKYPGANYVIDPEGRRIRLMENNLETIAERLDIGWTVERHLEDGDIVLFNRQPSLHRMSIMAHRVRVMPYKTFRLNLPVCPPYNADFDGDEMNLHVPQTEEAQAEAKILMEVQNHIISPRYGGPLIAGIQDHISGGYLLTREGAYFTRSEVEQMLTFAGVDVDELPKPDKVENGVELWSGKTIFSLLLPDDLTLWYRNKLCDEPERCEAIEKLIEEKLVPDPEEVRKIAYDGFVYIQNGKLLSGAIDKKAYGREDGKLLDIIVREYGVERARQFLDQVTKLTIWVITHKGFTTAIDDEDLPQEALDRIKEIIREAEERVNKLIEAYKRGELEPLPGKTLEETLESKIMAVLAEARDNAGKVAERYLGMNNHAVIMAKTGARGKILNITQMAAMLGQQSIRGKRLYRGYRGRVLTHFKPGDLGARARGFVVNSYKSGLTPQEYFFHAMGGREGLVDTAVRTAQSGYMQRRLINALQDLKVDYDGTVRDPTGIIVQFRYGEDGVDPMRSWQGRTLDVERIIVRNLLKSRGGR